The following are from one region of the Candidatus Amarolinea dominans genome:
- a CDS encoding ParA family protein, with translation MARTIAIANQKGGVGKTTTVINLGVALARLKKKVLLIDMDPQGSLAAGLGLEPDSLDMTIYNALLTPEMPISRVIRPYQAYIDLIPANIDLASAEIELVAEIRRELILRRILEPLGSWYDFILIDCPPSLGLLTANSLCASQEVLIPLQCEYFAMRGIRLLLSTIDKIKARLNPELRILGILPTMYATGTIHAREVVEEMRAVFGEQIFDIVIQKSIRFPEATVANQAMLDYASKHQGTRAYQLLAQRIVGSEPETTPDA, from the coding sequence ATGGCTCGAACAATTGCGATTGCCAACCAGAAAGGCGGGGTCGGTAAGACGACCACGGTTATCAACCTGGGCGTTGCACTGGCGCGCCTGAAGAAAAAGGTGCTGTTGATTGATATGGATCCGCAGGGGTCACTGGCCGCAGGGCTGGGGCTGGAACCTGACAGCCTGGACATGACGATCTACAATGCCTTGCTGACGCCGGAGATGCCGATCAGTCGGGTGATTCGCCCCTACCAGGCTTATATTGACCTGATACCGGCAAACATTGATCTGGCGTCCGCAGAGATTGAGTTGGTTGCAGAGATTCGGCGGGAGTTGATTCTGCGCCGCATTTTGGAACCGCTTGGATCGTGGTACGATTTCATTCTGATTGACTGTCCGCCGAGCCTGGGGCTGCTGACAGCCAACTCGTTGTGCGCCAGTCAAGAGGTGTTGATTCCGTTGCAGTGCGAGTACTTCGCGATGCGTGGTATTCGGCTGCTGCTGAGCACGATTGACAAGATCAAGGCGCGGCTGAATCCCGAATTGCGCATTCTGGGTATCCTGCCAACGATGTATGCAACGGGCACGATTCACGCGCGTGAGGTGGTGGAGGAGATGCGCGCGGTGTTTGGCGAGCAGATCTTCGACATTGTCATTCAGAAAAGCATTCGCTTTCCTGAAGCAACCGTCGCCAACCAGGCCATGCTGGATTACGCGTCGAAACACCAGGGAACCCGGGCCTACCAGCTCCTGGCCCAGCGCATCGTCGGCAGCGAACCCGAAACCACTCCAGACGCGTAG
- a CDS encoding ParA family protein, producing the protein MRKIAILGLKGGIGKTTTCVNLGAALAQRGQRVLLIDTDTQANVSLALGIMDVKKSLADVLMRKVTAAECVLSARPNLDLIPSDLSLFKAQQRMVLEVAREEIFNELFSELTAYDYHILDCAPSASLMTINAVAYVDEVIIPVSMEMLALAGARQFLTYLRTISRLLGRGAAIRLIVPTFFDARRRVSAEVMTALKADFGDKVTHPIRVDTSLSEAPGKGKTIFEYAPRSRGAADYAQLADVVEQLPPLTRA; encoded by the coding sequence ATGCGTAAAATTGCCATTCTGGGACTAAAGGGCGGTATCGGCAAGACAACGACCTGTGTCAATTTGGGGGCTGCGCTGGCGCAGCGCGGGCAGCGGGTGCTGCTGATTGACACCGACACGCAGGCCAATGTCTCCCTGGCCCTGGGCATCATGGACGTGAAAAAGTCGTTGGCCGATGTTCTCATGCGCAAGGTGACGGCCGCCGAGTGCGTGTTGTCTGCGCGACCGAACCTTGACCTGATTCCAAGCGATCTCAGCCTGTTCAAGGCGCAGCAGCGCATGGTGCTTGAGGTGGCGCGCGAGGAGATTTTCAACGAGCTGTTCAGCGAACTGACCGCCTACGACTATCACATTTTGGATTGTGCGCCCTCTGCCTCGCTGATGACCATCAACGCCGTGGCGTACGTGGACGAGGTAATCATTCCGGTCTCGATGGAGATGTTGGCGCTGGCCGGGGCGCGGCAGTTTCTGACCTATCTGCGCACTATCAGTCGCCTGCTCGGCCGCGGCGCGGCCATTCGCCTCATCGTTCCTACTTTTTTCGATGCTCGCCGCCGCGTCAGCGCGGAGGTCATGACTGCGCTGAAGGCTGATTTTGGCGACAAGGTCACGCACCCGATTCGCGTTGACACCTCGCTCTCGGAGGCGCCCGGTAAGGGTAAGACGATTTTTGAGTACGCGCCGCGCAGCCGGGGCGCGGCCGATTATGCCCAACTGGCTGATGTGGTCGAGCAACTGCCGCCTCTGACGCGTGCGTGA
- a CDS encoding glycosyltransferase family 4 protein has product MRVLVISWEYPPHLQGGLGRHVSELLPALCRHPDMVIHVVTPQHSGGEAYEAHGNLIVHRVNTSLLTRDHAAGGETTFFENVLHVNKSLEQFIELIWQQVGGFDLIHAHDWLVSFAASAVHRTYDVPLIVTFHATERGRNRGWLSSTLSQQIHDAELGLTQTATRLITVSNYMRNEVQSFFGVNPDKVRVIPNGVNTTPFDEQRGRDHRLERQRYALPEEPIVFHIGRLVHEKGVRVLVEAIPFILNAFPEARFVIAGRGPLLETLQQRVAALQISHKVYFPGFVSDDEAVGLFCIADVAVFPSLYEPFGVVALEAMAAHTPLVVTSVGGLAEVAEHDKTAVTVFPDDAGSLAWGISKVLREPETARVRADDAYRMVREIYSWDVIAGSTLAVYQEVVPGA; this is encoded by the coding sequence ATGCGTGTATTGGTGATCTCATGGGAGTATCCGCCGCATCTGCAAGGGGGCCTTGGCCGACATGTCTCGGAGTTGCTGCCCGCCTTATGCCGGCATCCAGACATGGTCATTCACGTGGTGACGCCGCAGCACAGCGGGGGTGAAGCGTATGAAGCGCATGGGAATTTGATCGTTCATCGCGTGAATACTTCACTGCTGACCCGTGATCATGCCGCGGGAGGCGAGACGACTTTCTTCGAAAACGTCTTGCACGTGAACAAGAGCCTGGAGCAGTTCATCGAGCTGATTTGGCAGCAGGTGGGAGGATTCGATCTGATCCACGCGCACGATTGGCTGGTCAGTTTTGCGGCCTCGGCGGTGCATCGTACCTATGATGTGCCGCTGATCGTGACATTTCATGCCACCGAGCGTGGTCGCAACCGCGGTTGGCTGTCGAGCACCCTGTCGCAGCAGATCCATGATGCGGAGCTGGGGCTGACGCAGACGGCGACCCGCCTGATCACCGTCAGCAATTACATGCGCAACGAGGTGCAGTCCTTTTTTGGCGTAAATCCTGACAAGGTTCGTGTCATTCCGAATGGTGTGAACACAACACCTTTTGATGAGCAACGCGGCCGCGATCATCGTCTGGAGCGTCAGCGTTACGCTCTGCCTGAGGAGCCGATCGTTTTTCACATCGGCCGCCTGGTGCATGAAAAGGGTGTGCGGGTCTTGGTGGAGGCGATCCCGTTCATCCTGAATGCGTTTCCAGAGGCCCGGTTTGTCATTGCCGGACGCGGGCCGCTGCTGGAGACGCTGCAACAACGGGTGGCGGCATTGCAAATCAGCCACAAGGTGTACTTTCCTGGTTTTGTGAGCGATGATGAAGCGGTAGGCCTGTTTTGCATCGCGGATGTGGCGGTCTTTCCTTCGCTGTATGAGCCATTCGGCGTGGTGGCGCTGGAGGCGATGGCGGCGCACACTCCACTGGTGGTGACGAGTGTGGGCGGGCTGGCCGAGGTTGCGGAACATGACAAGACCGCAGTCACTGTCTTTCCTGACGATGCCGGCTCGCTGGCCTGGGGCATCAGCAAGGTGCTGCGTGAACCAGAAACTGCCCGTGTACGCGCTGACGACGCGTACCGCATGGTGCGGGAGATTTACTCCTGGGATGTGATCGCCGGGTCAACCCTGGCGGTCTATCAGGAAGTTGTGCCTGGGGCGTAG
- a CDS encoding ABC transporter substrate-binding protein yields MKIGLIAPFEGVHRSLGYEVLGAVRLAVQQQNAAGGVAGYGIELAALNDDGVPATAARQVAALAADPGVVAIIGPWQMETAQAAAPALQAAGLAAIIPAPLPDADLALAPNAYRLFAGDDALAQALLTAIPTGARLETRGAAVAWSSRLTILLPTPDPAATTVIVLTGDAEDVARQLTISPCVGTMTSCLAGPSAGEPLVAARTGDAANGLLWVTSLTRPACDGQAADFCQAYQTATGAAPGAYAALAYDAAAVLFAAIEASAQPQRVDVLATLGSIVRQGVSGIIRFSAQRSWEAAPARLYRGGDLLEFP; encoded by the coding sequence TTGAAGATTGGGCTTATTGCGCCCTTCGAGGGGGTCCACCGCTCGCTGGGCTACGAGGTTTTGGGCGCGGTGAGGTTGGCGGTGCAGCAGCAGAACGCGGCCGGCGGCGTGGCGGGCTATGGCATCGAGCTGGCGGCGCTGAATGATGACGGTGTGCCCGCGACGGCTGCGCGTCAGGTGGCCGCGCTGGCGGCTGATCCGGGAGTGGTGGCGATCATCGGGCCGTGGCAGATGGAAACGGCGCAGGCGGCCGCGCCAGCGCTGCAAGCCGCCGGCCTGGCCGCTATCATTCCTGCCCCCTTGCCGGACGCGGACCTGGCGCTGGCGCCGAACGCGTATCGGCTGTTCGCGGGGGATGACGCGCTGGCGCAAGCACTGCTGACTGCGATTCCGACGGGTGCTCGTCTGGAGACCAGGGGCGCGGCTGTGGCCTGGTCGTCTCGCCTGACGATCCTGCTCCCTACGCCGGACCCCGCGGCTACGACCGTGATCGTCTTGACGGGCGATGCTGAAGACGTGGCCCGTCAGTTGACAATTTCCCCCTGCGTGGGTACTATGACGTCCTGTCTTGCGGGGCCGTCCGCGGGAGAACCCCTGGTCGCGGCCCGCACCGGCGACGCCGCAAACGGCCTGCTGTGGGTGACATCGCTGACGCGGCCTGCCTGTGACGGACAAGCGGCTGATTTTTGCCAGGCCTATCAAACGGCTACAGGCGCCGCCCCCGGCGCTTACGCTGCCCTGGCGTACGACGCTGCCGCCGTGCTGTTCGCTGCCATCGAGGCCAGCGCACAGCCGCAGCGGGTTGATGTCCTGGCCACCCTGGGCAGCATCGTCCGTCAAGGCGTCTCAGGGATAATTCGCTTTAGCGCCCAGCGCTCCTGGGAAGCGGCGCCTGCCCGGTTGTACCGTGGGGGGGACCTCCTGGAGTTCCCGTGA
- the mltG gene encoding endolytic transglycosylase MltG: protein MSNQDNLRRRQAARRQRQLAELQAHRRGDWRYYLRQTLNGGNALRLLGFAGVVVALVFIGQTIVAHLRDQMHAEVATANAQFIEADGQNLGDALSLDNLENTLIGFYLRVRQAELERAVDSEATALEPFTVTSGESATMVADRLLQAGFIADDGLFRLYMRYNGIDLSLEAGDFLLARSMTMPEIAEALQKARFIEVSVTIPEGLRAEEVADLLTEQNIMDGAAFLAAVRTTDLKLMGLTKTYPFLANRPPGASLEGFLFPDTYRLPARAKPADLIGRMLDNFAEKVTPELIAQGQARGQTLHELLTVAAIVERETPRLDERPIVASVYLNRVAKGMLLNADPTVQYAMGYQPATGQWWKSPVLLEEYQTVQSPYNTYLYPGLPPGPICSPGITAIESVVAPATTDYLYFVATGDGGHVFAVTAEEHAANVRAYENRK, encoded by the coding sequence ATGTCAAACCAAGATAATTTGCGGCGCCGGCAGGCGGCGCGACGCCAACGTCAATTAGCCGAATTGCAAGCCCATCGTCGCGGGGACTGGCGCTATTATCTGCGTCAGACGCTCAACGGGGGTAATGCCCTGCGCCTGCTCGGCTTTGCCGGCGTCGTTGTTGCCCTGGTGTTCATCGGTCAGACGATCGTGGCGCACCTGCGCGACCAAATGCATGCCGAGGTGGCCACGGCGAATGCGCAATTTATCGAGGCGGACGGCCAGAATCTGGGCGATGCGCTGAGTCTCGACAATCTGGAGAATACGCTGATTGGCTTCTATTTGCGCGTTCGTCAGGCGGAACTGGAGCGCGCCGTAGATTCCGAGGCGACGGCGCTGGAGCCTTTCACGGTGACTTCGGGTGAGTCGGCGACGATGGTTGCCGACCGGCTGCTGCAGGCCGGTTTCATTGCGGATGATGGGCTGTTTCGTTTGTATATGCGCTACAACGGTATTGACCTGAGCCTGGAAGCGGGCGATTTTCTGCTGGCGCGCTCGATGACGATGCCGGAGATTGCCGAGGCGTTGCAGAAGGCGCGCTTCATCGAGGTGAGTGTGACTATTCCGGAGGGGCTGCGCGCCGAGGAGGTGGCGGACCTGCTGACGGAGCAGAACATCATGGATGGCGCAGCCTTTCTGGCCGCGGTGCGCACAACCGATCTGAAGCTGATGGGTCTGACGAAGACGTACCCTTTCCTGGCAAACCGGCCGCCTGGCGCGTCGTTGGAGGGCTTTCTGTTTCCCGACACGTATCGTTTACCCGCGCGGGCAAAGCCGGCGGACTTGATTGGGCGCATGCTGGATAATTTTGCAGAAAAGGTGACGCCGGAGTTGATCGCGCAGGGGCAAGCAAGGGGACAGACGCTGCACGAGCTGTTGACGGTGGCGGCGATTGTGGAACGCGAGACGCCGCGCCTGGACGAGCGGCCGATCGTGGCGAGCGTCTATCTCAACCGCGTCGCGAAGGGTATGTTACTGAACGCCGATCCCACCGTGCAGTATGCGATGGGATATCAGCCGGCGACTGGTCAATGGTGGAAGTCGCCGGTGCTGCTGGAGGAGTACCAGACGGTGCAGTCGCCCTACAACACGTACCTGTATCCTGGCTTGCCGCCCGGCCCCATTTGCAGCCCGGGCATCACGGCCATCGAGTCGGTGGTTGCGCCGGCTACGACAGACTATCTCTATTTTGTGGCCACTGGCGACGGCGGGCATGTGTTTGCGGTGACGGCGGAGGAGCACGCTGCGAATGTCAGGGCCTATGAGAATCGCAAATAG